CGCCAACGCTACCTCCTTTACTGCTGCTGACAATCAGGAACTCTTCCACCATGTCTGATATCCGTATCGCTACCGCCGAAGACCAGATCCTTCTCGATAAAGAAGCCAAATACTGCTCCTACGGCGACACCGTCCACTACATCGAGCCGCCGCGCATTTTCAGCCGTTGCGAAGGCTCCTACGTGTGGGACACCGAAGACCAGGCCTACCTTGACCTGCAGATGTGGTACTCGGCGGTCAACTTCGGCTACGCCAACCCGCGCCTCAACAACGCGCTGAAACAGCAGATCGACACCCTGCCGCAGATCGCCAGCCAGTACCTGCACAAGGGCAAGATCGAGCTGTCGGAAATGATCGCGGTCGACGCCAAGAAGAAATTCGGCCTCGACGGTCGCGTGCACTTCAACGTCGGCGGTTCGCAGTCCATCGAAGACTCCCTGAAGGTGGTGCGTAACGCCACCAACGGCAAGAGCCTGATGTTCGCCTTCGAAGGCGGCTACCACGGGCGTACCCTCGGCGCTTCGTCGATCACCTCCAGCTACCGCTACCGTCGCCGCTACGGCCACTTCGGCGAGCGCGCGCAGTTCATCCCGTTCCCGTATCACTTCCGTGGCCCTAAAGGCATGACCAAGGAAGAGTACGGCAGCCACTGCGTGCAGCAATTCGCCCGCCTGTTCGAGACCGAATACAACGGTGTGTGGGACCCGAAAGTCGGTTCCAGCGAATACGCTGCGTTCTACGTCGAGCCGATCCAGGGCACCGGCGGCTACGTGATCCCGCCGATGAACTTCTACCGTGAGTTGAAGCACGTGCTGGATCAGCACGGCATCCTGATGGTCTCCGACGAGATCCAGATGGGCTTCTACCGCACCGGCAAACTGTGGTCGATCGAGCACTTCGACGTGCAACCGGACGTGATTGTGTTCGGCAAGGCGCTGACCAACGGCCTCAACCCACTGGGCGGCATCTGGGCCCGTGAAGAGTTGATCAACCCGAAGATCTTCCCACCTGGTTCGACCCACTCCACCTTCGCCTCCAACCCATTGGGCACGGCGGTAGGCCTGGAAATGTTCAAGATGACCAACGAAGTCGACTACGGCGCGATGGTCATGGCCAAGGGCAAGTTCTTCCTTGAAGGCCTGCAAGACCTGCAGAAGCGTTTCCCGATCATCGGTGACGTCGACGGCCTGGGCCTGGCCCTGCGCTGCGAAATCTGCGGCCCGGATGGTTTTACGCCGGACAAGGCAACCCTGGACTACATGGTCGAAGAAGGCATGAAGGGCGACATGGTGGTGGACGGTCAGAAACTCGGCCTGATCCTCGACGTGGGCGGTTACTACAAAAACGTGATCACCCTGGCACCGTCCCTGGAAATCAGCTACCCGGAAATCGAACTGGGCCTGAAGCTGCTTGAGCAACTGCTGGTGCGGGCGACCAACCGGTGAAAACGGCAGAGATCGACCTCGGTGAAGGTACTGCCGGCTTCGTTCTCGGTGATG
The genomic region above belongs to Pseudomonas azotoformans and contains:
- a CDS encoding aspartate aminotransferase family protein, with amino-acid sequence MSDIRIATAEDQILLDKEAKYCSYGDTVHYIEPPRIFSRCEGSYVWDTEDQAYLDLQMWYSAVNFGYANPRLNNALKQQIDTLPQIASQYLHKGKIELSEMIAVDAKKKFGLDGRVHFNVGGSQSIEDSLKVVRNATNGKSLMFAFEGGYHGRTLGASSITSSYRYRRRYGHFGERAQFIPFPYHFRGPKGMTKEEYGSHCVQQFARLFETEYNGVWDPKVGSSEYAAFYVEPIQGTGGYVIPPMNFYRELKHVLDQHGILMVSDEIQMGFYRTGKLWSIEHFDVQPDVIVFGKALTNGLNPLGGIWAREELINPKIFPPGSTHSTFASNPLGTAVGLEMFKMTNEVDYGAMVMAKGKFFLEGLQDLQKRFPIIGDVDGLGLALRCEICGPDGFTPDKATLDYMVEEGMKGDMVVDGQKLGLILDVGGYYKNVITLAPSLEISYPEIELGLKLLEQLLVRATNR